CCCCAACCACAATACGCAGTACAGTGTGCTAGATTTACAGTAGTAGACCCCGCAAAGGGCCAACAACAACCAGTTAAGGAGACTTCGTCAAACTCTAGaaccaaaaagacaaaagaaaagaaaaaaaaaaggtaaaaaaagtaagttttctttccttttcttaggtttgcttttgaatttttatcTATCACCCACTAAAGATGAAAGGTAAGCATAAAGGTTTCTCGATCATGATTCACGAGTGAGTAGAATATAATTATAAACTAGAGAAATGTTACTTTTACATTAGACTTTCACATTAACGTTATATACTTTATATTAATAGACACAGTGTCTTTTAAGTGGCAAAATTTTGATGCTATTTAAAGCGCATCACATCAATCagtataaaattaatataaaaatctaACTAATTTTATTAACTATCATTCTACGAGAAGTAGAAAGAATCATACGCTGGAAACATGGAGCTAGTCCAAGTAAATTAtgcaacattaacaaaaattcACAAATCAATCCCCCTTTgtcaaatagaaaaaagaaaaaagaaaaaaaagaagaagatatagatgaagaaaataacacaaaaattgACTTGGATGACTTTGTCATTAATTTTAGGCACCTAAGGTTGATGTAAACTATTTATTACTAACTTTTATTGTCAACAATATACTTAATATCTTGGTGGGAAGAGACAGCTAAAAACTCTCATTTACTACCCGTGACCATGACTGAAAAGATCAAATACAATGAACTTGGGCATGTATATCCTATACGGATcacattaagaacaaaaaaaaaatgttttggctCCCAAGAGAGGGAATATAATCAagctcaatttcaaataaaatggagacgAATTATATcatgatttaaattaaattttactgTATTTAACAGTGTATATAAAACCGCGACAATGCTTAAAAATGTACTTGCTAAAATTTGAACACTTTGGGAACTTCCGAGGGAATGAGACATAGTTAGGCCATGGCCTAGAATTTTCTTAATCAGGTGCCCCCACATGGATATTATGTATCACACAATTTAGGGACGAGTAGTTTAATTTGTCACTTAGCGAGTAGGAAAGGAatcaaatcttcaaaaaatgaaacaaatctAGTATTTATATTATGTTGTCATTTTCATGTCTTCAACACTATAAATTCTTTGCTATCCCTACTCAGCTCCCACCTCACATGCACAAGTTGAAACCTCCCAAAAAGTAGTTTTCAATTAGATTGGCTCTCTCTTTCTGGATCCCAAAAGCTGTTCTAGGCACCAATTAGATCCACTGAAAAGAGTAACTTTTCCTAGACAATACTAGTTTCCAGGTGATCCAGAATCATGGGGAACTGCATGGAGACATGCGAGCCGAGGCACCAAGCAGAGGAaatgcagcagcagcagcagcagcaggagGAGGGATATGATCAAAGAGAGATATCAGCAAATCCTTTTGTGAAGGAAAGTGGGTTTGAGAAGGGAAGCATAAGGCTTAAAATTGTGCTGACAAAGGAGGAGTTGGAGTGGTTTATGCTTCAGCTGAAGGATAAAGAAGGGAAGAGGTTGGAAGATGTTTTCAGGGAGATTGAAAGacaaagaggaagaggaaaagTTGAGGGATGGAAGCCTTCTCTGGAGAGTATCATGGAGAGCCCTGAAGCGATTGAGATGGAAAGATGAGTACTTCATTTGCAGccatttttcttcctcttcttctacttcttcttccaTAGATTTGTAGGCTCTTGATGAAATTTTGGTTTGGGTTAAAGCCCACATCTGTAATTAAACTTTCTTAACTAGAGGGCCCTATAGTGGTTGATCGAGATGAATATGTAAGTACTCACCCATGATTGGAGGATTTCCTCCTTAATCTCGGAAACTCCGGCTTCCAACCCTGCGTTGCTTTCTTGGGAAGCTCGTTAGATCAACAGAAATACAAACTTTTATGCTTACAATATGACGAGTTGGGTCGCATCTAGATTTCATTCTGGTTGCATTCTCATATAAAATTAGTGAGAAAGACATCCCTCCTTCTTTGGTTTGTTttagcttttgttttgtttggttctatgtaattgaagaaaaaaaaaaaggtttgggaAAATGATTACACTAAGAGAATTTCCACTATTTAACAAGATCATGAAGGAAAGAAGCAGAGGATGTGGGGATTGAGCACAATATATTACGAATGGAAGACCATTTTTGTACATTAATTGTGATCTTGCTCTTTTTTATTGAATGTTTGGCATGGATGATGTCCctattctctttcttcttctcaaaCTTTCGTGTATCAAAGCATGATGAGcatatgttttctttgtttcatAACAACTTTCATTGTTTCGGTCAGAACGAGTATATTAAATTAACTTCTGTTCTTAGATCATgtgattttaatatatatatcacaaatatcaatttaataaaactaattttttttttaaaaaaatcctttaattttgagaaaactttgTACCTTTGACTTCCATGACAATGAACTTTGAGGAGAGCACATGCATAGTTAGCTTAATCGTTAAGGCCTTTACCAATCAAGAGAAGATTTTCCGCATAATGAAAGTCTACGTAAATTACGCCACAATCCATGAAGCTCTCGAGCAGGATCAGCTGCATACGTCCAAATCTAACCAACCAAATCTGCCAATCCTAGCCGTGATTAACTAATTCTAAAtacaattaatattttataacattttttttttctagttatGTCGGCAGTTTATTACTCTTTAAAAGTTTGAAATTGCAGGTGAGATCACATGGCGTTTTTccttgtcattattttggttcaaacaaagttttctttcaattaaGAATGGCAAATTGGTGTTTGGATATCGAGTTTGAGTTATATTGGGAGAttggtataagattatatatgcTAAACATAAcctgattcatttaattaaaccgaTCCAACCTCTAAAATCTAACATTGGGTACGTATTAGGCTCGCAATCGTGTCAAATACTGTGTTGTGTATCGGATTCAGAGTGTCTTGGCATGggtataagtatataagttcACTTTAAgtcaacctatttaattaaacgagtcagacTCATCAACCTTAATCtactaattttataatattaaatttatgtcatattatgtgacatgtcaaaaaattttcgtCCTATTTTTAACTTAGTTTATTAAACCCATACGTATCTTAAAACATgcatgcatttttaaatttcaCATATTCTAACAACAGATAATaccaatttaatagactaattaaaataaaattttgtttttttctatttaactGGGACTCTTTACAGTATGTTGTGCAATTTGTCAACACTCTATAACAAGTAGGGACAAAAGTAGGTTGTTTTGTTGCTAACATTGAAAAGCATCAAACCTAAAATTGGTAGACTGTCGAGCCACGAGCTCGCAGTAAATCGCGCAAGATCTGCATGTGAGATAATTGAAGcccaataatttattaatttttgtaatttaaaattattttacagtAAAGCAAAGACAATTTCTATTGAAGATaacataatttaatttaatcataaataattttcacTAAAATAAATTGCCACCATTATTGAGGTAGGTGCACTAAAAGCTACGATGAGAACAAAGGCAGTGAGTCATGCACGATGCACCTaacagagagaagaaaaaagaaaaacaaaaaaaaaacaaaacaaaacaaaacaaaacaaattaagtccatttctttaattttcttcttatcATCCAACATCATATATTGTCACCATTACATCAATGGAGATTTTTATTTGGTAGGGGCATTAAGAGAGACTTATGATGTACTTGGATCCACCCGACCGGACCGGGCTAGAAAGACCTATTAGGGCCAGGGAGTCGGGCCCAAAACCACAAGCCACTATGAGTAATGAAGAAAGGTGTGTTGCATAAGATAATCGGCCGGTCATTTTATCCTAATTTGTCTAATATTATTCTCAACAAAAAATCAAGCAACGCCTTTAATTTAGTCAACAAATTTGAAGCACTACCTAACACCTAATAAAAGGTTGCAAGAGGTATGGAATTTGGTGTTACTATACTGTTAAGGATATGCAGCCATGCAGGAGCTATGAGGcaaataattaatgttttatttaattttggtgGTATTTTGTGTGGTTGcgatttttttgttgttgttgggtttATTGAAAAATACCTATTCACCCATTTTTAGGTCTTGTTTGAAGTCATTGAATGAATTTCTTATATGTCCGCATAATGggagagaaatgagaaaagGTGATTCGAATTAATGATTTTCAATCTATGAAGCATGATCCTTAACAGATTGAGTTAACTCTTGAGGATTGAGAACCTTATTTATGTTTTCACATGATGAATATATtatcacgtcatttaaaatttttaaataacatgtaaccaagtatttattttttgagaaaatgtaACCATGCATGTATAATATATAGTCAAATTCAAATACAACAAAGAcaatctaataaatcatccaaaaaaaaaaaaaaatcaacaattagCAACCACAGCCATTACCGCTAGCTAGTGACCACGAACTTCTGGTGCTAATTAATGGCCACAATACAAGCGACAAATACCACCACAAATTAATTATctgttgattattttaataatagggGTGGGAAAGGCAGTTAATGCAAATTGAAGCGAGTAAAGTGGGCTTCAAAGAAGTATCAAGTGAACTTATTTTCTTgaccaattctttttttttttttttttttgacatgtccgcacaagagggggagggggattcgaacaagtgacctccgcttcattagacgtggtcccagccgattgagttacctcttggggACTTCTTGACCAATTCTTGAGCAAAGCCAAATGCAAAGTCGCCTCTTGGCTAGCTAGGTGATGTTAGAGTAGAACACAACTTTTGTTCTAGAAtttcaagaaaatgaatagctagCTAAAATATTTCATACCTTAAAAGGTATGTAGTTTATGTTTGAACCgaacttcaaaaataaaagtcattagtttgaatatattcatctcctttatttttcggtgaacttaaaattttaaaaaataattaaaaacaaaaacttgtaAGGCAATATACATTATACTTATCTCGCCAATCACTAAATTGATATGATAATTCACGTGGCACCAAGGCTTTTGCTCTGTTGCCTCGACCCACCTCCTCTGTCGCTTCCTTTGCTCTTGCACCGACAACATCAACCATCTCATCTCCTTCAAGTTTGGGCGCTCCAATTTcagcataaaaataaatggcGAACATATGTATTTCGACACTCATGGTTTGACCGTGCATCTCTAACCATGGAGCCTTCGAGACCCATAGTATAGGTCTCCTCCCATGGTGTGATGAGGTCTACCTCCCATGGTGTGACGAGGTCCCAAAATGAAAGAGAGGGTTAAAACTGTGTGATTGAATCTAAGATCGACATGACAAACATGGTAAATGTTATATGTTATATATGGACTCCCATGTGAACCTATATAATGAGCTTGTAGGCAGCCTCTTGACTAGGTGATGCTAGAACATAACTTTTCttaaagaaattcaagaaaGGAACTGAAAATCTTTCAAACCTCAGAAGGTACGGTACGTAGCTTAGCTTAGAACCACATTTCAAAAATAAGTCACtagttttgaatattttcatcTCCTTTCGTTTAGGgcttacttttttaaaataaaaataaaaagaagaagaaaatcttgTTGCCTGTAAGGCCAAATGGGAAACCACTTGTGGCTCCATTACAACTATGAATAAAGATTTCCTTCAAATTGtaaagagaaaaactttgtctcACTAGTATAACGGTCACAtactcacatatatatattgtaatttgcCTAAACAACACAAGTAAGAACAACTTGTAAactgcataaattttttttaaaaaaaaacttttaaactGTATAAATGACTTATCTCCCTGCATTTGGAGGATCAATTAAAGTAGAAAAACaagcagaatatatatatatttttttcaaatttcccTCTAAAGAATAATAATGgtaataataatgaaattcatcttaaaaaaattattttatctgCTAGTTCTAGCGGATAAAAAGAAATCAGCTTTGTTTGTTATCGTTTTTTGGGGCTCccttttgccttttattttcaaaataaaaatattaacaaaaactactcacaaaaaaaaaaaaattactttcatctttatatcacataaaaataaataaataaataaataacccttTTTAAATAGCATCAAGAAACAGAACATGTTTTGACAGTAAGAAGCTCACAAACAATGTCCATGAATTCAAGGGACCCGGCCTCCATCTTTGCACTTGGATAACTTTCGAGAAACTAATTCTTGCTTTGTCATCTTGACTTTTACTCGAACCGAGAAAATTTCTCCTGCAGGAAGCCTTTTGAGGCAAAGCAGGAACTGCTGAGAAGCTCATCCAAAGGGTCCCGGGCATCCTAATGGCCCCACGTACCAAATTATCAAAGACTAAACCACTTCTTGATAtgtcctgttttttttttgttttattataacCATAACAACTCGTTTTAAAAGTATTGAAGAACAGTAATTACAGGCTTAAGTATATAAGATATTCAATAATGCATGAGCTCTCATTTCTACACTTCTAacttttaatttgggtttgtaTCGATTAATTTTACACATTTAATGATGTTTATATTGCtacttcatttaaaattttaaataacgtgaCATCTTCTCCATTGAACAAGTGATGTCGGAGTTGGAACATAAATTTTTCCATTATAATTTGAATAAAAGGAATCGAATCAAGTTCAGCTTGAAAGAAGTCCCAACTTTTTACATTGCACCAAAAGCACAAGTCATTTTATAACAAATATTGGAAGTTGCCTTGATAAACCATCAAAGACTTCCTAGCTGATGAGACAAAGGGTATATGTCTATATGGATTGTTTTAACAGTTCTCTTACCAAAAGAATTAATAAAAGATTGAagggggaaaaagaagagaaaagaatagGGAATTCTTCTATCAATAGTAACATTAATAAAAGTAATACATCTAAACCTCTTCTGGGATGCTCTTAAGCACTTGACCATTTCTAGCTTCAGCTGACACAATATTAACACGATCTGGTGGTATGTGCGCAAGCTCATGTGCCACATCTTTGAAGTCAAGGAACCCTCCATCTTTGCACTTGGACAACATTCGAGCTGCTTCTTGTTTTGTCATCCTGACTTTTACTGTAATCACCTCCTTTTTGTCAGCACTAGTACTAGATCCATAgcttttcttctcaaaatcctTCCCATCTTCTTTTGGTTTTGAATGTGCAGAAGggtctcttttcttctctgccTTCTTTTTTGATGCCTTATTCTCTAGCTCATCTCTGTATATAGGTTTTGCATTAAGAAAAGGCTTCCTAGACTCTTCTACTTCATAAAACGAAAGTTTGTTAATGGAGGTAACAAAGGATTTCCACATATTTAGAAAGAGAGatcagaaagagagagaaagagaaatagaaagCGAGAGGTGTTGGTGTATATGACTGTGACAAGAGGCAGAGAGGTGGTGATATGGGGGAAAAGCAGGGGGATTGTGAATTTATAGAAGATATGGATGGATACAAAAGGCATGGAGTGTTATCTGGGCATAGAGAAATCAAGTGGCTGATTTTCAAAGGATGATCAACCATGGGCGTCGAATTCACGACATGGAAAATCTTTAAAAATCCTGCCAGTCAAGGTCTAGTGGGTGACCGTAGATTAGTGGagccctattttttatttatttattttttattattatacttTTTTGTTGAGGAAATTACATTGTCACGAGCCTTGCATCCATAACTGAGTATATAGTGCGAGCCCAAAAAGGTTTGAATCTCATATTAGAAAGGTGTTATAACTGTGAGTGATTAATATAGTATAGTTTGGCATAAATTTATAGGTTAAAGCTTTTGAGTTGAGTGGTATCTCAACGTATAATATTATGATCTCACTAAATATTCTACAAGGTGCCAATCTCCTTAATAAGTGGTATTAGAGTCAATAATAGTGCGCAGTATGGTGGAGTGGTGCAGGCACAGACAAGAATCCATGAAATATGGACAAATGTGCAAGGTGCTGGTATGAATAGGGATCCTAGAGTAAGGGGTAAAGGTTCATGTCATAAGCGCAATCGAGAGTTCTTGAAATAGAGATAAATGTACGTGGTGTTGGCAAACCCACATGGCAGTGATCTTGGAGAGAGCCCATaagattgataaaaaaaaaaattccatactAGGGGAAGTGCTGAAATACAGTAATAAACTCACGCGTGAGAGAGAGACTAATAAGTATACACGTGTAAGTATAGATTGGTTTAAGTCCCACATTAAATATATATCATAGTTAGGCCAAAACTCATAACTTTTTAGTTGAGTGGTATCTCAACATACTTTATTAAAGCTTACTAAGAGATTTCTCTAGGTATCAATCTCAATCGACAAGTTATCTATTACTTTTTCATGATGAAAGTGTCAAAATGGAGCCAACCAGTACCCTGCTGCCTGCTAGAGAGGCAAAGACTGATCAGtctttcttttcgtttttttgtGATCAGCAAGTCAATTCTCTTTCTGTACGTTAAAATCTATCTTTTGTAAAAGGTCATGAGCtgggaaccaaacatggaaaGCCAATGAAAGGAATGGCCTAACCCAATCGAGAAATGCACTAAGAAATGGCGATTGGAAGAGAGACTAGTTCCTCTGCTGTCTTTTCTCCTGCAATgtctaatttaattttatatgtcATTTTAAGGTTCTACATTTGAGATGATTTTGTATGTATATTTTGTGAAAATCTCataaattcttattttatttttctaattgaataagaaagGGGTTACAGGGAAGGATCCTTTCCACTCCTGATCCataaggaagaaggagaagacgatcctaaaaacgaaaaaggGGTGGACTCCCTAACAATAGaccaaaaacaaactaaagcaGTGTGGAAATAATTACAAATCGTAGGAAATGGGACAAACAAATGACCCGGTCTTCTCAAAGGGCAGCGCAAGGTGGTTTCATAAGTAAAAGGGACACAGATTAAGGAGAACCTATCTGAACCCCCACTTGAACCAGCAACAACCGCCAGAAGGAGGCTGAAGCGGTAAAAGCATTGCTATAGTCCGTAACTAGGACTGTTGAAAATAGAGGAACCAACACAAATTCAGTTACAAAAGTCTCCACTAAagtaataaaacaataaaaaataagagacagtaacccacaaaacacaaaaacaacaacaacaaaaatacaatacaaaAGAACAAcaggaaaacaacaaaaagaccAGAAAACAGAAGCAACGGCCGGGGAGCGGCGTTTGGCGAACACTGGCAGGCGCGTGATGTAGACACACCGGAAGGTGAGATCCACGCACCAGTGTGTGAGATCCACGTGCCGGCACGTGGTGGTTGGATCTGGCCGGAGGAGGTGGCGTTGGGAAGTTGAGAGGCCGAGACACGAGGTGAGATGACGCGTGATGGTGGAAAACTGATCGATGAGGCTAGATCTAGTTTTTTCCAAAACTAGATTTAAAATTCAACCAGTTTTGAGGAGGCGAGCGGCGCTGCACAATGGTGAACGGACGGCGGCGGAGTGGAGGTTGATCTGAGAGGATGAAGGAGGCAAGAGCTCCTGATCTGGTCGGActgcacaacaacaaaaacaagaagaaaaaacaacaaaacaaggaAATCTAAACAAAGAAGAGGGAGGAGATATGGAGTACTCTCACTAAGGAGGCGGCTGCTCTCACCATGGagatggaagaagaaaaaaccctaggttttaaaaattttctaggGAGGCGttagagcctctctctctctctctctaattgcTTCTTGTCAGAAATCCTTATTAAAAGTGAATTGATACCTCTTAGTGCttgccaaaaaacaaaagaagaatttgGTATAAGggttttgaaaacagaaaaactTTTCTTGAAATTATTTGCATACAATTCAAAATGCAAAACACTTTATAAATGTTGGCTCTaccaaaaaaatacttgtttcctttatattatgttaaaacactttttaaaaccaaaatttaaattaaaaaataaaaaacttttccAAACCATTatcaaatgaaaaatgctaaataCTATAATATTCAACATTTATCCAACAATGCTCACGTTACATTCCCAATAAATcattgaatcttttttttttttttttttttttaatttatttatttaataaggaTGAATCAAAAAGTTAATTGGAGTGTCATGCATGTTAGCATTCTTGGCGAAATTTCATTGTtggagaaaacaaaacaaaaaacaattaagttggagaaatttcatccgaccaaatttaaagaaaaatcgAACCCAATTTAAAGGAAACAATTGTCTTCCCCTTTTCCTCTTCTCccgctttaaaaaaaaaaaaaaaaacaattgtccaatttttatttactttttaagttATTAACATTTCAGTCAACCTCTTGGAAGGTAAATGCTTTACCAGCAAATAATGCATCATAAACACGtcaaaattactattattattattattattattttttaaataaagattatGTTAGCTCGAAGATGGCGTAGTTTACTGATAATTTACTTTTATACATACATTTTTCCCCCAAAGACAAGAAAAGTGTCACTCAGTTTGAATTTCGCCAGTCTaagaaaaggaaatgattaaatttataaccAATTAATATAAAACTACGCGTTTTTAATGAGACCCACTAGTCAATGCCATTTACTTCCAATACgattaattatcatttttttgcAGACTTCAGCCCCCATTCTTTTCATAGGACGAAAAATCACCCAAACATATGACCATACTGAATTTGATGCATTTTGAAGACTTCAACCCATCTTGTCATAGGGCTCAAAATCAGGAAAAACGTGACCATAGAAATTCATCAGGTTCGGGTTCGGGTTCGTTCAACAAttctttttagaattttttttattttttattttttataatgatgtgacataaacataaagtaattttgaatgttttgtAGTGACTCggtgttctttctctttttgggaTGCATAAACAACAATCCATCAAGTTCTTAGATAAGTTGTTTCgagcaattaatttttttttaaaaaaaaaaaaaaaaacttttgtcatattcttattttagttatatatgtatgtatattgtTCTTTATGATCACTGATCACTATGCACATgtcatataattgttttttagcCATCGGAAAGCATATGGTTTTAGCTTCCAATAGTCCCAATAGATGATAGagcaacacacacacacacacacacacacacatatatatatgataaatttcACTTTCAATCCTTGAATTACCGCGCATTTTGACatgtcctcaaacttcaaaacctctcaatttaaacccataaaattttaattgcagtcaatttgaacccctctataagattttaaacattaaaagtgagacaataacatttataccccctgacttttttataaaatttcaaatttacccttaatttcaaatttaaaattttttaaaaaaaattacaagatgacccacggttgggccaccttgtgacccttttttttcaatttttttttaaataaaaagaaaattcaagggtaattttgttttttttaggggttttaacagcaaaaattgacggaaggggtaaattgcatcaaattgaaagtttgatgggtgaattgagaggttttgaaatttgagaggCTTGTCAAAACGCACAGTAATTCAAGGGtgtaaagtaaagtttcccctataAATTATATATGATGTCTTTTGAATATAGAGAAATATGTATTTTGACCTTTATTGTGACATTAACAAAGACCATGAAATATAAAGAATAACAGACATAAGACAAGCGTTTTAGAGGCAAAAAACCCTAGCAAAGCACAAGAAGTGGCGCCGCACAGCAGGGGAGGGGGAGATCTCCCACCCTCTTGATTCGTTGCCCCCTTCTCTTCCATGATCCttcccccctctcttccccgatttgtctttcttttcaatttgtttttttctacttgtttcttcctttttcttgctAGATGTTTAttttggcacactttgtgggtgacttttttgggggattcactcaaacttctcCCGCCCCCTCCCAAGTTTTTTGAGTATGCCACTAATCTCTTCCGCGCCGCTGTGCCGTCCAAAGTCCTCTGCAGGGCCTTTTAACGCATCCCCCACCGCATCGAGCTTCCAACGCCTCCCTCGCTTCGGTGTCCGGCAAGCACACGAtcagcttttcttttagctGCCGACTTTCACTTGGGGtgctccttttttttgttttttcggtTGTTTTACTTTTCCCTGTATTTTGGTTATATTGTGTTGTGTTGTCTTGCtgctttcttgttgttttttctaTGTTCGTATATTTTGCTTGTATTTCatgctgcttgtaataaggctttgtcTTCTCTTGATCTGCTCGCCTTATGCTTTGGTCCAAACCCTTgaggttgtggatgtgaatggTATTCTGGCACTCGggttgaggaggatgagtatcggcatgaagttttttctaatttcaaggtcgaggaataagagctacctatgcattggattgtcTACCTAGAGCAGATCTACTGTAACAACTAAatattagtcatgggttagcggatgtttggcgtCATAGTTTGGACTTCAATATAAGATCTGCTTGTTATTGCCCTCTATGATGTATAATTTTTTAGCTTCagctttgatcttttagcttcggcttgGATCTtgattgtaagagcttttgTGCTCTTGACTTTTCTATGAATAAGATCATAttgatttttcaataaaaaaaataataaatgaataaataaataacagatATAAGATTAGTTATGCCCTTGTTTGGTATACAAAATGAGtatttcattaagaaaatgaatagttattactgAAAATTGAAGAAtgtggaataaaataattattcatatttcttAATTTAATGACAACATATATGCTCTAATTAGAATtgattcaaaattattattaaaaaataaataaattacttcttaattttttgtaaactcaaattaaaaagaaaaaagaaaaaatggtagGAATTCAATGGGTGGCCACCCATAGCAGAAGTTAGGGGTTGTCGCAGCCATAAGCCATCTCGGCTTCTGCCACCACCACCCAATAAATTCACATTAATtccaagttttttcttttttaagtttgaaagaaaataaaaaacaatatgagttttttttttttttttttttttttttttagagcatggagatctatttttttttaaaaaaatagctattcctctcatAAGGTATTACTCTTCGTAAAGGAATAGCTATTTTCatattagggcttcaatttgaCTGAATTTGACTCAAGATGAGTTTTCATTTGATAACATAAAAGGGTCGATAGTGAATTAGCACAATGACTTATCACGTTTAAGTGTgctattttttcatatatactacaatcactacaaaaaaaaaaaaaagtattaatgaCGTGTATACTATTCATTAATATTTGCCACGCTACTATTCAGTGACGTGGCAGTTtataacacgttactaaatattttagtaacgtATAAAACTccacacgttaccaattggtaacgtgtcaaaactaCACGTCACAAAAGGGAATTTTCTATGATATTATTTGGGAACCTGCG
This genomic interval from Corylus avellana chromosome ca3, CavTom2PMs-1.0 contains the following:
- the LOC132176567 gene encoding uncharacterized protein LOC132176567; this encodes MWKSFVTSINKLSFYEVEESRKPFLNAKPIYRDELENKASKKKAEKKRDPSAHSKPKEDGKDFEKKSYGSSTSADKKEVITVKVRMTKQEAARMLSKCKDGGFLDFKDVAHELAHIPPDRVNIVSAEARNGQVLKSIPEEV
- the LOC132175795 gene encoding uncharacterized protein LOC132175795: MGNCMETCEPRHQAEEMQQQQQQQEEGYDQREISANPFVKESGFEKGSIRLKIVLTKEELEWFMLQLKDKEGKRLEDVFREIERQRGRGKVEGWKPSLESIMESPEAIEMER